From a region of the Streptomyces caniferus genome:
- a CDS encoding cupin domain-containing protein: MDEQRVPHDRLPEALIDFYGLAPLPREGGRFRRTWAGPMRPDGRPEGSAIVMLLTGAPGDFSALHRLPTDEIWHFYRGDPLTLFLLSEDGAPDGSSPADDSSPTPEGPSLTDGGSLTHDSSPPPRPGTARTVVLGPDVLGGQHVQFTVPAGTWMAAEVADGGSWTLFGCTMAPGFTFEDYEHGDAAELAARFPQEAARITALSRP, from the coding sequence ATGGACGAGCAGCGGGTGCCCCACGACCGGCTCCCGGAGGCGCTGATCGATTTCTACGGGCTGGCGCCGCTGCCCCGCGAGGGCGGGCGGTTCCGGCGCACCTGGGCGGGCCCCATGCGCCCCGACGGGCGGCCCGAGGGCTCGGCGATCGTGATGCTGCTGACCGGCGCGCCGGGCGATTTCTCCGCCCTGCACCGGCTGCCCACGGACGAGATCTGGCACTTCTACCGGGGCGATCCGCTCACGCTGTTCCTCCTCTCGGAAGACGGCGCCCCGGACGGCAGCAGTCCCGCTGACGACAGCAGCCCCACCCCGGAAGGCCCCAGCCTCACAGACGGCGGCAGCCTCACCCACGACAGCAGCCCCCCGCCGCGCCCCGGCACCGCCCGTACCGTCGTCCTCGGGCCGGACGTCCTCGGCGGGCAGCACGTCCAGTTCACCGTGCCCGCCGGTACGTGGATGGCCGCCGAGGTCGCCGACGGCGGCTCCTGGACGCTCTTCGGCTGCACGATGGCGCCCGGTTTCACCTTCGAGGACTACGAGCACGGGGACGCCGCCGAACTGGCCGCGCGCTTCCCCCAGGAGGCAGCGCGGATCACCGCCCTGAGCCGACCATGA